One Cryptosporidium parvum Iowa II chromosome 5, whole genome shotgun sequence DNA segment encodes these proteins:
- a CDS encoding possible EF hand protein — protein sequence MNPSTQNSSASLRADGQTVSFGQRKVWDNERDLPDVVKLLDREYKDVIPFTDIQNRMMEWNFIPREHIAEACDTLKSLCDSQGNISLHILIDQLTGFPEASEKDDMDANIDTLEAYKIFDHNNKGCIDLESLRKISNELGEELDDETLTGMLNLATQDVFRKQQNIISRDDFFSLVKSKVLN from the coding sequence ATGAACCCATCAACTCAGAATTCTTCTGCAAGTTTAAGAGCAGATGGGCAGACTGTCTCTTTTGGTCAAAGAAAGGTTTGGGATAATGAGAGAGATCTCCCGGATGTTGTCAAGCTTTTGGATAGAGAATATAAGGATGTTATTCCATTTACagatattcaaaatagAATGATGGAATGGAACTTTATACCAAGAGAACACATTGCTGAAGCTTGTGATACACTTAAATCCTTATGTGATTCACAAGGCAATATAAGTCTCcatatattaatagatCAGCTTACAGGATTTCCCGAGGCATCTGAAAAAGATGATATGGATGCAAATATTGATACATTAGAGGCttacaaaatatttgatcaTAACAATAAGGGTTGTATTGATCTTGAAAGTTTAAGAAAGATATCAAATGAACTTGGTGAAGAGCTTGATGATGAAACCCTTACCGGGATGCTTAATCTTGCAACTCAAGATGTATTTAGAAAGCAGCAAAACATTATTAGCAGGGATGACTTCTTCTCACTTGTTAAGAGTAAAGTATTAAACTAA
- a CDS encoding PP2C like protein phosphatase: MGGCFSKKSINKENLVFSQEKNNCVSNLPNTVTNFSMNPYTNMEGGNKGFSNYSAVNYDRRRLSVSQSDPVNDSDINDIPRGRAVFNASYKDSPQFKPSEFMTPSGIHNGILNDFNNQKADSFELGNSRRRLSVTGMLSQRAQETFESKAEEVIGNDSGNSELQRGIGYVCRKGLKPESPNQDDFFILKTENWGLFGVFDGHGPFGHDVSNFIQKDMPALILKDKQWKTHPQDVLHYAFIKANQRLQEHVLETNQFDCSLSGTTATVILHLPLENRIIAAHVGDSRSVLARWSRSGRVLEAVDLTNDHKPNSESEKRRIIAAGGQVKRIEGDIPYRVFIKGKMYPGLAMSRAIGDTLGYQAGIIPEPDINTFQIQPEKDAFILICSDGVWEFISSQEAVDIVAEGGSSDAQLSAEKLAREAWRRWIQEEGNVVDDITVQVIYLQS; the protein is encoded by the coding sequence atGGGTGGGTGtttttcaaagaaatcTATAAATAAGGAAAACTTAGTTTTTTCTCAGGAGAAGAATAATTGTGTAAGTAATTTACCTAATACTGTTACCAATTTTTCAATGAATCCTTATACAAATATGGAGGGAGGCAACAAAGGATTTTCTAATTACTCTGCTGTAAATTATGATAGAAGGAGGTTATCGGTGAGCCAGAGTGATCCTGTCAATGATTCTGACATTAATGATATACCCAGAGGAAGAGCAGTATTTAATGCTTCTTACAAAGATTCTCCTCAGTTTAAACCTTCAGAGTTTATGACACCAAGCGGGATTCATAATGGTATTTTAAATGACTTCAATAATCAAAAAGCGGATAGCTTTGAGCTTGGTAATTCCAGAAGAAGATTATCAGTAACAGGAATGCTTTCTCAAAGAGCCCAAGAAAcatttgaatcaaaagCTGAAGAAGTAATTGGTAACGATTCTGGTAATTCCGAATTACAAAGGGGAATTGGGTATGTTTGTAGAAAAGGACTAAAACCTGAGAGTCCTAATCAAgatgatttttttatattgaaAACTGAAAATTGGGGATTATTTGGTGTTTTTGATGGACATGGACCATTTGGACATGATGTGAGTAActttattcaaaaagataTGCCGgcattaattttaaaagacAAACAATGGAAGACTCATCCACAAGATGTACTTCACTATGCATTTATTAAAGCAAATCAAAGATTGCAAGAACATGTTTTAGAGACAAATCAATTTGATTGTAGCCTTTCTGGAACTACTGCGACAGTCATTCTTCATTTACCTTTAGAAAATCGAATTATTGCAGCTCATGTTGGCGATTCTAGATCCGTACTTGCAAGGTGGTCGAGATCAGGAAGAGTTTTAGAAGCTGTAGATCTTACCAATGATCACAAACCTAACTCAGAATctgaaaaaagaagaattattgCAGCAGGAGGTCAAGTAAAAAGAATAGAAGGAGATATCCCTTACCgtgtatttattaaaggaaaaatGTATCCTGGGCTTGCAATGAGCAGAGCTATTGGTGATACTCTTGGATATCAAGCTGGCATTATTCCTGAACCTGATATAAATACTTTTCAGATACAACCAGAAAAGGATGCTttcattttaatttgttcaGATGGTGTTTGGGAGTTCATTTCTTCTCAAGAAGCTGTAGATATCGTTGCAGAAGGAGGTTCTTCAGATGCACAGCTTTCTGCTGAGAAACTTGCAAGGGAGGCTTGGAGGAGATGGATTCAAGAAGAAGGAAATGTTGTTGATGATATTACTGTTCAAGTTATTTATCTTCAATCTTAA